A genomic region of Rhodospirillaceae bacterium contains the following coding sequences:
- a CDS encoding HigA family addiction module antitoxin, with amino-acid sequence MAMHNPPHPGEFIRATYMEPYGLSCRYLAEQLDVAASTLNRVLKKQSGISPEMALRLSKALGRSPESWLTMQDAYDLFQAKKGVKLNRVQRVTLDAA; translated from the coding sequence ATGGCTATGCACAACCCTCCGCATCCAGGTGAATTTATTCGGGCAACCTATATGGAGCCTTATGGCCTTAGCTGCCGCTATTTGGCGGAGCAGCTAGATGTAGCTGCATCCACGCTCAATCGAGTCCTGAAGAAGCAAAGTGGCATTAGTCCAGAGATGGCGCTGCGTCTTTCTAAGGCATTGGGTCGCAGTCCTGAAAGCTGGCTAACCATGCAGGACGCATATGATCTCTTCCAGGCGAAGAAGGGTGTAAAACTTAATCGCGTACAAAGGGTTACCCTTGATGCCGCGTAA